A genomic stretch from Solanum stenotomum isolate F172 chromosome 8, ASM1918654v1, whole genome shotgun sequence includes:
- the LOC125874497 gene encoding uncharacterized protein LOC125874497 isoform X6: MKLLFSFLEPSCPHSVLLAGYFSKVVICLMLRKTVPLMNYVQVHHDVFRQMVDLIGITSIMEVLVRLVGADDQMYPNTTDVMQWLAESNLLEMIVDKLSPSSPPEVHANAAETLCAITRNTPSPLATKLSSPSFVARIFGHALEDSHSKSALVNSLTVCISLLDSKRSIPSFMMYSFRSQHVYESPVHVSPDTIGAMLPKLGDLVKLLNVTSDEKILPTTYGELRPPLGKHRLKIVEFISVLLRAGNEAAEKELISSGAIERVLDLFFEYPYNNALHHHVESILISCMENKNKIIVDHLFEECDLIGKILQTDKQSTISSDEKQPTFANSGKRAPRVGNIGHITRISNKLVQLGKNDNYIQAHIEKNMEWSDWQTTVLQERNTIENVYRWACGRPTALHDRMRDSDEEDVHDRDYDVAALANNLSQAFRYTIYDNDDAEEGHTARERDDEDVYFDDESAEVVISSLRLGDDQGSSLFTNSNWFAFQDDRLGDAPMNTSPTEAMEEINLNGTSNGGNSNSDDEVVVGEEDGLAESKNSTDGAPTSSSNTYSGFGGSNSVNGGSFNQQNEKAGPSDDMGFFRFETTDNDDPFGDRPMPEWAAWGNASDFQVGRSNVNPFEDPSNSSGHLANSVEAATPLVSSTSGGSEESIQNGVSTSPDSSKSSPGSESSQKAAAVPSMFEEDVEFVGVELEGTEKAMEHALKEGIVGEAAPLKKSIAPKSPEKESTDDGGVGIKEYNDANYWRVDQEVAVLE; the protein is encoded by the exons ATGAAGTTACTATTTTCCTTCTTGGAACCAAGTTGTCCGCATAGTGTGTTGCTTGCTGGGTATTTTAGTAAG GTTGTGATATGCCTCATGCTGCGGAAGACTGTTCCCCTCATGAACTATGTTCAG GTGCACCATGATGTTTTCCGCCAGATGGTGGATTTGATTGGTATAACATCCATAATGGAG GTTTTGGTCCGACTTGTAGGTGCCGATGATCAAATGTACCCTAACACGACAGATGTGATGCAATGGTTGGCTGAAAGCAATCTTTTAGAAATGATCGTAGATAAACTGTCCCCTTCT AGTCCTCCTGAAGTACATGCTAATGCAGCAGAGACGCTATGTGCAATAACCAGAAACACACCATCGCCTCTGGCTACAAAACTATCTAGCCCAAG CTTTGTAGCAAGGATTTTTGGTCATGCCCTTGAAGATTCACACTCAAAGTCTGCCCTTGTCAATTCTTTGACTGTCTGCATATCTCTGTTGGATTCAAAAAGATCAATCCCATCATTTATGATGTATTCCTTCCGGAGTCAGCATGTTTACGAGTCACCCGTGCATGTCAGTCCTGACACTATTGGTGCAATGCTGCCTAAACTCG GTGACTTGGTCAAACTGTTGAATGTGACCTCTGATGAGAAGATTCTACCTACGACATATGGTGAACTCAGACCACCTCTAGGGAAGCATCGCTTGAAG ATTGTGGAATTCATTTCCGTGCTACTGAGAGCTGGCAATGAAGCTGCAGAGAAAGAGTTGATTAGCTCGGGGGCAATTGAAAGAGTCCTGGATCTCTTTTTTGA GTACCCTTACAATAATGCTTTACATCATCACGTGGAGAGTATATTAATCTCCTGcatggaaaacaaaaacaaaataattgttGACCATCTTTTTGAAGAGTGTGATTTGATTGGGAAGATACTTCAAACGGATAAACAGTCTACAATTTCTAGTGATGAAAAACAG CCTACTTTTGCTAACTCTGGAAAACGAGCACCCCGAGTGGGCAACATAGGACATATAACACGGATTTCTAACAAACTTGTTCAGTTGGGAAAGAATGACAACTACATTCAAGCACATATCGAG AAAAATATGGAATGGAGCGATTGGCAAACTACTGTATTACAAGAGCGTAATACAATCGAAAATGTCTACCGATGGGCTTGTGG CCGGCCGACTGCATTACATGATCGGATGAGGGACAGTGATGAGGAAGATGTTCATGACAGAGATTATGATGTCGCAGCTTTAGCCAATAATCTTAGCCAAGCATTCAGATACACCATATATGACAATGATGATGCTGAAGAG GGTCATACAGCTCGTGAACGAGATGATGAG GATGTTTACTTTGATGATGAGTCTGCTGAAGTTGTGATATCATCCCTCCGATTGGGAGATGATCAGGGGAG TAGTTTGTTCACAAACTCAAACTGGTTTGCTTTTCAAGATGATAGACTTGGTGATGCACCTATGAACACCTCACCTACAGAGGCAATGGAAGAGATCAACCTTAATGGAACATCAAATGGTGGGAATAGCAATAGTGATGATGAGGTGGTAGTTGGAGAGGAGGATGGATTGGCTGAGAGCAAAAACTCTACAGATGGAGCACCCACTTCTAGTTCAAATACCTATAGTGGATTTGGTGGATCGAATTCTGTTAATGGTGGTAGCTTCAATCAACAAAATGAGAAAGCAGGTCCGTCAGATGACATGGGTTTCTTTCGCTTTGAGACAACAGACAATGACGACCCCTTTGGAGACAGGCCTATGCCTGAATGGGCAGCATGGGGCAATGCTTCCGACTTTCAAGTTGGTAGATCCAATGTGAACCCATTTGAAGATCCCAGTAACTCTAGTGGCCATCTGGCGAATTCAGTGGAAGCAGCAACTCCTTTGGTAAGTTCCACTTCCGGTGGTAGTGAAGAATCTATTCAAAATGGTGTCTCAACCTCTCCAGATTCCAGCAAAAGTTCACCTGGATCTGAGTCTAGTCAGAAAGCAGCTGCTGTTCCTTCTATGTTTGAAGAGGATGTTGAATTTGTTGGTGTAGAATTAGAGGGTACTGAAAAGGCAATGGAACATGCTCTTAAGGAGGGGATCGTTGGGGAGGCTGCTCCATTGAAAAAGAGCATTGCTCCTAAGAGTCCTGAAAAAGAGAGTACAGATGATGGTGGGGTAGGAATAAAAGAGTACAATGATGCAAACTATTGGAGAGTAGACCAAGAAGTTGCAGTATTGGAGTAA
- the LOC125874497 gene encoding uncharacterized protein LOC125874497 isoform X3 — MFWKLTSLSACSPVEAVLDKENFTLEELLDEEEIIQECKALNSRLINFLRDRSQIEQLLHYIVDEPSEDADSKRKFKFPFLASEIFTCEIDVILKTLVEEEELMKLLFSFLEPSCPHSVLLAGYFSKVVICLMLRKTVPLMNYVQVHHDVFRQMVDLIGITSIMEVLVRLVGADDQMYPNTTDVMQWLAESNLLEMIVDKLSPSSPPEVHANAAETLCAITRNTPSPLATKLSSPSFVARIFGHALEDSHSKSALVNSLTVCISLLDSKRSIPSFMMYSFRSQHVYESPVHVSPDTIGAMLPKLGDLVKLLNVTSDEKILPTTYGELRPPLGKHRLKIVEFISVLLRAGNEAAEKELISSGAIERVLDLFFEYPYNNALHHHVESILISCMENKNKIIVDHLFEECDLIGKILQTDKQSTISSDEKQPTFANSGKRAPRVGNIGHITRISNKLVQLGKNDNYIQAHIEKNMEWSDWQTTVLQERNTIENVYRWACGRPTALHDRMRDSDEEDVHDRDYDVAALANNLSQAFRYTIYDNDDAEEGHTARERDDEDVYFDDESAEVVISSLRLGDDQGSSLFTNSNWFAFQDDRLGDAPMNTSPTEAMEEINLNGTSNGGNSNSDDEVVVGEEDGLAESKNSTDGAPTSSSNTYSGFGGSNSVNGGSFNQQNEKAGPSDDMGFFRFETTDNDDPFGDRPMPEWAAWGNASDFQVGRSNVNPFEDPSNSSGHLANSVEAATPLVSSTSGGSEESIQNGVSTSPDSSKSSPGSESSQKAAAVPSMFEEDVEFVGVELEGTEKAMEHALKEGIVGEAAPLKKSIAPKSPEKESTDDGGVGIKEYNDANYWRVDQEVAVLE; from the exons ATGTTTTGGAAGCTCACATCTCTTTCTGCTTGTTCACCG GTTGAAGCAGTATTAGACAAGGAAAATTTTACATTGGAAGAGCTTCTCGATGAAGAAGAGATAATTCAAGAATGCAAAGCTTTGAACAGCCGTCTCATAAATTT TTTGAGAGATAGATCCCAGATTGAGCAGTTGCTGCACTACATTGTTGATGAGCCTTCTGAGGATGCCGATAGCAAACGGAAGTTTAA GTTTCCTTTCCTTGCCAGTGAAATATTCACctgtgaaattgatgttatccttAAGACTCTagtggaagaagaagag CTCATGAAGTTACTATTTTCCTTCTTGGAACCAAGTTGTCCGCATAGTGTGTTGCTTGCTGGGTATTTTAGTAAG GTTGTGATATGCCTCATGCTGCGGAAGACTGTTCCCCTCATGAACTATGTTCAG GTGCACCATGATGTTTTCCGCCAGATGGTGGATTTGATTGGTATAACATCCATAATGGAG GTTTTGGTCCGACTTGTAGGTGCCGATGATCAAATGTACCCTAACACGACAGATGTGATGCAATGGTTGGCTGAAAGCAATCTTTTAGAAATGATCGTAGATAAACTGTCCCCTTCT AGTCCTCCTGAAGTACATGCTAATGCAGCAGAGACGCTATGTGCAATAACCAGAAACACACCATCGCCTCTGGCTACAAAACTATCTAGCCCAAG CTTTGTAGCAAGGATTTTTGGTCATGCCCTTGAAGATTCACACTCAAAGTCTGCCCTTGTCAATTCTTTGACTGTCTGCATATCTCTGTTGGATTCAAAAAGATCAATCCCATCATTTATGATGTATTCCTTCCGGAGTCAGCATGTTTACGAGTCACCCGTGCATGTCAGTCCTGACACTATTGGTGCAATGCTGCCTAAACTCG GTGACTTGGTCAAACTGTTGAATGTGACCTCTGATGAGAAGATTCTACCTACGACATATGGTGAACTCAGACCACCTCTAGGGAAGCATCGCTTGAAG ATTGTGGAATTCATTTCCGTGCTACTGAGAGCTGGCAATGAAGCTGCAGAGAAAGAGTTGATTAGCTCGGGGGCAATTGAAAGAGTCCTGGATCTCTTTTTTGA GTACCCTTACAATAATGCTTTACATCATCACGTGGAGAGTATATTAATCTCCTGcatggaaaacaaaaacaaaataattgttGACCATCTTTTTGAAGAGTGTGATTTGATTGGGAAGATACTTCAAACGGATAAACAGTCTACAATTTCTAGTGATGAAAAACAG CCTACTTTTGCTAACTCTGGAAAACGAGCACCCCGAGTGGGCAACATAGGACATATAACACGGATTTCTAACAAACTTGTTCAGTTGGGAAAGAATGACAACTACATTCAAGCACATATCGAG AAAAATATGGAATGGAGCGATTGGCAAACTACTGTATTACAAGAGCGTAATACAATCGAAAATGTCTACCGATGGGCTTGTGG CCGGCCGACTGCATTACATGATCGGATGAGGGACAGTGATGAGGAAGATGTTCATGACAGAGATTATGATGTCGCAGCTTTAGCCAATAATCTTAGCCAAGCATTCAGATACACCATATATGACAATGATGATGCTGAAGAG GGTCATACAGCTCGTGAACGAGATGATGAG GATGTTTACTTTGATGATGAGTCTGCTGAAGTTGTGATATCATCCCTCCGATTGGGAGATGATCAGGGGAG TAGTTTGTTCACAAACTCAAACTGGTTTGCTTTTCAAGATGATAGACTTGGTGATGCACCTATGAACACCTCACCTACAGAGGCAATGGAAGAGATCAACCTTAATGGAACATCAAATGGTGGGAATAGCAATAGTGATGATGAGGTGGTAGTTGGAGAGGAGGATGGATTGGCTGAGAGCAAAAACTCTACAGATGGAGCACCCACTTCTAGTTCAAATACCTATAGTGGATTTGGTGGATCGAATTCTGTTAATGGTGGTAGCTTCAATCAACAAAATGAGAAAGCAGGTCCGTCAGATGACATGGGTTTCTTTCGCTTTGAGACAACAGACAATGACGACCCCTTTGGAGACAGGCCTATGCCTGAATGGGCAGCATGGGGCAATGCTTCCGACTTTCAAGTTGGTAGATCCAATGTGAACCCATTTGAAGATCCCAGTAACTCTAGTGGCCATCTGGCGAATTCAGTGGAAGCAGCAACTCCTTTGGTAAGTTCCACTTCCGGTGGTAGTGAAGAATCTATTCAAAATGGTGTCTCAACCTCTCCAGATTCCAGCAAAAGTTCACCTGGATCTGAGTCTAGTCAGAAAGCAGCTGCTGTTCCTTCTATGTTTGAAGAGGATGTTGAATTTGTTGGTGTAGAATTAGAGGGTACTGAAAAGGCAATGGAACATGCTCTTAAGGAGGGGATCGTTGGGGAGGCTGCTCCATTGAAAAAGAGCATTGCTCCTAAGAGTCCTGAAAAAGAGAGTACAGATGATGGTGGGGTAGGAATAAAAGAGTACAATGATGCAAACTATTGGAGAGTAGACCAAGAAGTTGCAGTATTGGAGTAA